GGGACAGTGCCCGTCCACGCGAGCGCGATGTCGTGAACGAGCAGTCGGCCGATCGGAAGGGACACGATGGCAGGGCGTGAGCGCAAGCTCCAAGCCGTCTCGGCCGCCGGAGCCGGTGACACCGGCGACGCCACGGCCGAGACGTTGCTGTGCATGGTCGCGCGCGGTGACGAGAAGGCGTTCGAGCGGTTGTACGACGTGGTGGCGGGCAAGGTGCTGGGCCTGATCGTGCGGATCCTGCGGGACCACGCGCAGTCGGAGGAGGTCGCCCAGGAGGTGCTGGTCGAGGTGTGGCGCACCGCCGGCCGCTACGACCCGCAACGGGGCAGCGCCCTGGCCTGGGTGATGACGATGGCGCACCGCCGCGCCGTGGACCGGGTGCGCTCGGCGGAGGCGGCGACCAGGAGAGAGGACCTCGCCGCCCGCCGTGACGTCGAGACGCCGTTCGACGCGGTCAGCGAGCAGGTCGCCGCGCGGGTCGAACGCCGGCAGGTGCAGCGGTGCCTGTCGGCGTTGACCGAGTTGCAGCGGGAGTCCATCCTGCTGGGTTACTTCCAGGGCTACACCTACCCGGAGACGGCCTCCTTGCTGGGCATCCCGCTGGGCACGGTGAAGACCAGGATGCGTGACGGACTGATCAGACTCCGAGACTGCCTGGGGGTGACCCGATGACCGACAACACCGCCCGCTCCGAAGCCCACACGCTGATCGGCGCCTACGCGCTCGACGCCGTCTCCGAGGCAGAGCGCCGCCTCTTCGAGGAGCACCTCGCGGTCTGCTCGGACTGCGCGCAGGAGCTCGCCGAACTCCGCGAGACCACCGCGCTGCTGGCCGGCGCGTCGACCGTCGAGCCTCCGGCGCACCTCCGCGACCGGGTGTTGGCCGCCGTCGCCGACACGCGCCGGCTCCCGCCGGAGACCGGCGGCGGCGCGACGTTCATCGGAACGAAGACCGGGTCCCGACCGGACGAACGGCCCGCAGTTACGGGTCCGAAGCTGTGGTTGCGCCGGACGGCCGCGCTCGCCGCCGCGGCGGGCATCGCGGTCGCCGTGACGCTGGGCATCCAGGGCGTGGACACGAACCGCCGGCTTGAGCGGGACCTGCATGCGCTGCAACAGGCCAACGCCCAGAACAGCCGGGTCGCCGAGCTGCTGTCCGCGCCGGACGCCAAGCTCGTCCGCGGTGAGGTGGCCGGCGGCGGCACGGGCACGGTCGTCGCGTCCTCGACCGAGGGAGCGGTGGTGTTCCTCGCCCAGGGCCTGGCGCGGCTGCCCGAGGACCGCGCCTACCAGATGTGGTTGATCGGTCCCGACGGTCCACGTTCGGCCGGGCTGCTCACGGCCTCCGACGATCGGATCGAGCCCTTGCTGGCGGGCGGTTTCACCGGCAAGGAGGCCGTGGGGCTCACGGTGGAGCCGCAGGGCGGGTCCCCCCAACCCACGACCCCGACCGTGGTGGTCCTCCCGCTCGTCTGAGGAACAGCACGGGAGCAAGAGCAATCCGCTGGGCGATCGGTGGCGAATACCTGGTGTGAACGCAACCACACACAGGCAGAAATCCGATCCCGGGGTGCCGCGGCTGCCGCTGTGGGCGGCCGCCGCGGCGGGTCTGATCGCGGTAGGGGCGGCGTTGGCCGCCGGGCACCTCGTCGCCGCGCTCATCGACCCGTTCGCCTCTCCGTTCCTGGCGGTGGGCAACACCGCCATCGACCTGACACCGCACCCGGTCAAGGACTTCGCGATCCGCACGTTCGGCGAGGACGACAAGCTCGTCCTGCTGGCGGGCATGGCGTTCGTCATCGCCGCCGCGGCGGTCGTCGCGGGACTGCTGTCCCGCCGCAGCCCGGCGCCGGGCACGATCCTGGCCGTCGGGTTGGGCGTCGTCGGTGTCGCGGCGGTGCTCGCGCGGCCCACGTTGGGCACGATCGCCGTGCTCGCGCCGTTGGCCAGTCTGGTCGTCGGTGTGGTGGTCTTCAGGTGGCTGCACCGGCTCGCGCGCCGTTCGCCGGCGGGCGGAACGCGGCCCGTCGAGGACACTGCGGACACACCCGCGACGGACACACCCGCGACGGACACACCCGCGACGGACACACCCGCGACGGACACACCCGCGACGGACACACCCGCGACGACGCGGTCGGTGGACTGGGCTGTCCCCGGCCTGGGACGCCGCCGCTTCCTGATCACCTCCACCGCCGTCGCAGCCGCCGCGGGAGCGACCGCGGCGGCGGGGCAGTTCATCGGCGGCCGGGTCGACGTCGAGGCCTCCCGCCGTTCCATCCGGCTGACCCCCGGGGTGACCGCACCGCCGATCCCGGCGGGCGCGGACTTCGCCGGTGACGGAACGCCGACCTTCATGACCTCGAACGCCGACTTCTACCGCGTGGACACCGCGTTGTCGGTGCCGAAGACGCGGGCGCAGGACTGGCGCTTGCGCGTGCACGGCATGGTGGACCGCGAACTCGTGCTCACCTACGACGACCTGCTGAACCGGCCACTGGTGGAGAAGACGATCAGCCTCTGCTGCGTGTCCAACGAGGTCGGCGGTCCCTACATCTCCA
This is a stretch of genomic DNA from Saccharothrix ecbatanensis. It encodes these proteins:
- a CDS encoding anti-sigma factor, which codes for MTDNTARSEAHTLIGAYALDAVSEAERRLFEEHLAVCSDCAQELAELRETTALLAGASTVEPPAHLRDRVLAAVADTRRLPPETGGGATFIGTKTGSRPDERPAVTGPKLWLRRTAALAAAAGIAVAVTLGIQGVDTNRRLERDLHALQQANAQNSRVAELLSAPDAKLVRGEVAGGGTGTVVASSTEGAVVFLAQGLARLPEDRAYQMWLIGPDGPRSAGLLTASDDRIEPLLAGGFTGKEAVGLTVEPQGGSPQPTTPTVVVLPLV
- a CDS encoding molybdopterin-dependent oxidoreductase, yielding MPRLPLWAAAAAGLIAVGAALAAGHLVAALIDPFASPFLAVGNTAIDLTPHPVKDFAIRTFGEDDKLVLLAGMAFVIAAAAVVAGLLSRRSPAPGTILAVGLGVVGVAAVLARPTLGTIAVLAPLASLVVGVVVFRWLHRLARRSPAGGTRPVEDTADTPATDTPATDTPATDTPATDTPATDTPATTRSVDWAVPGLGRRRFLITSTAVAAAAGATAAAGQFIGGRVDVEASRRSIRLTPGVTAPPIPAGADFAGDGTPTFMTSNADFYRVDTALSVPKTRAQDWRLRVHGMVDRELVLTYDDLLNRPLVEKTISLCCVSNEVGGPYISTTNFIGVSLSDILAEAGVRPGADQLATRSVDGWTCGTPIDDIMKPGSDALLAIGMNGEPLPAEHGFPVRMVVPGLYGFVSATKWLVDAEVTTFADFDSYWVKRDWAQRAPIKTMSRVDRPKAFERVPAGKFVAAGVAWAQRRGVEKVEVRVDGGSWQAATLSEEVNIDTWRMWRVELDLPTGSHTLEVRATDRTGYTQTSERAEPIPDGASGWHTIVFTAQP
- the sigK gene encoding ECF RNA polymerase sigma factor SigK: MAGRERKLQAVSAAGAGDTGDATAETLLCMVARGDEKAFERLYDVVAGKVLGLIVRILRDHAQSEEVAQEVLVEVWRTAGRYDPQRGSALAWVMTMAHRRAVDRVRSAEAATRREDLAARRDVETPFDAVSEQVAARVERRQVQRCLSALTELQRESILLGYFQGYTYPETASLLGIPLGTVKTRMRDGLIRLRDCLGVTR